A section of the Desulfomicrobium apsheronum genome encodes:
- a CDS encoding rubrerythrin family protein translates to MSKTTENLKEAFAGESQANRKYLAFAKKAEEEGLPQVAKLFRAAAHAETIHAHAHLRLMKGIGSTAENLKEAVAGETHEFKSMYPAMIADAQAEGEKAAEKYFVFANQAEECHANLYSKAADQMGELAAVDYYVCSICGHIHEGEPTEKCPICGAPTKAYGVVA, encoded by the coding sequence ATGAGCAAGACCACCGAGAATTTGAAAGAGGCTTTTGCCGGAGAATCCCAGGCCAACCGCAAGTATCTGGCTTTCGCCAAGAAGGCCGAGGAAGAGGGGCTGCCTCAGGTCGCCAAATTGTTTCGGGCTGCGGCTCACGCTGAGACCATTCACGCCCATGCGCACCTGCGCCTCATGAAGGGCATCGGGTCCACGGCCGAAAATCTCAAGGAAGCCGTGGCAGGTGAAACCCATGAATTCAAGTCCATGTACCCGGCCATGATCGCCGATGCCCAGGCCGAAGGTGAAAAGGCGGCCGAGAAATATTTCGTTTTCGCCAACCAGGCAGAGGAATGCCACGCAAACCTCTACTCCAAGGCGGCGGATCAGATGGGTGAGCTGGCGGCTGTGGATTACTATGTCTGCAGCATTTGCGGTCACATCCACGAAGGTGAGCCCACCGAAAAGTGTCCGATCTGCGGCGCCCCGACCAAGGCATACGGCGTCGTGGCCTAG
- a CDS encoding efflux RND transporter periplasmic adaptor subunit, producing the protein MKKILIPVVVVVAVCLGYLAWNKPSQANQPAPAQVAPAPEVAVVTMQETDVRLTTELPGRTAVYQMAEIRPQVGGIILKRAFTEGTEVKSGDLLYQIDPSTYEVAVARAKAAVAKAKAELEPARLKAVRYRDLIRTKAVSQQDHDEVQAALALAEANVAAAQAELGAAHIDLERTRVLSPISGRIGRSTITPGALVTANQAQAMATVQQLDPIYVDLTQSNVELLRMKHALKSGAVQSAGAAATKVRLILEDGATYAHEGILQLAEASVDQDTGSVTLRAVFPNPERDLLPGMYVRAVVEEGVLANALLIPQQAVVRDAHGKPMAMIVDGEEKVAVRPLELDRAVEGDWVVRQGLAAGDRVVVEGLQKARPGVQVRVAQDTM; encoded by the coding sequence ATGAAGAAAATACTTATTCCCGTTGTCGTCGTGGTCGCCGTCTGCCTTGGCTATCTCGCCTGGAACAAGCCGTCGCAGGCCAACCAGCCAGCCCCAGCCCAGGTCGCGCCCGCTCCGGAAGTGGCCGTGGTCACCATGCAGGAAACAGATGTCCGCCTGACCACTGAATTGCCGGGACGCACCGCCGTGTACCAGATGGCCGAGATCCGGCCGCAGGTGGGCGGCATCATCCTGAAGCGTGCCTTCACGGAAGGAACCGAGGTCAAATCCGGCGATCTGCTCTACCAGATCGACCCATCGACCTATGAAGTGGCCGTGGCCCGCGCCAAGGCCGCCGTGGCCAAGGCCAAGGCCGAACTGGAACCCGCCCGGCTGAAAGCGGTCCGCTACCGCGACCTGATCCGCACCAAGGCCGTCAGCCAGCAGGACCACGACGAGGTCCAGGCCGCCCTGGCCCTGGCCGAAGCCAATGTGGCCGCAGCTCAGGCCGAGCTTGGCGCCGCGCACATCGATCTTGAGCGGACCAGGGTCCTCTCGCCCATAAGCGGCCGCATCGGCCGGTCCACCATCACCCCAGGCGCCCTGGTCACGGCCAATCAGGCTCAGGCCATGGCCACGGTGCAGCAACTCGATCCCATCTATGTGGATCTCACCCAGTCCAACGTGGAACTTTTGCGCATGAAGCACGCCCTCAAGAGCGGAGCCGTCCAATCCGCCGGCGCGGCCGCGACAAAAGTCCGCCTGATCCTTGAAGACGGCGCAACCTATGCCCATGAAGGCATCCTCCAGCTGGCCGAGGCCAGCGTGGATCAGGACACCGGTTCCGTCACCCTGCGCGCCGTATTCCCGAATCCCGAACGCGACCTTTTGCCGGGCATGTACGTCCGCGCCGTCGTCGAGGAGGGGGTGCTGGCCAATGCGCTGCTCATTCCACAGCAAGCCGTGGTCCGCGACGCGCATGGCAAGCCCATGGCCATGATCGTGGACGGCGAGGAGAAGGTGGCTGTCCGCCCCCTGGAACTGGACCGGGCGGTCGAGGGTGACTGGGTTGTGCGCCAGGGACTGGCCGCCGGAGACCGAGTGGTCGTCGAAGGTTTGCAGAAGGCGCGCCCCGGCGTGCAGGTCCGTGTCGCCCAAGACACAATGTAA
- a CDS encoding TrmO family methyltransferase domain-containing protein, whose translation MNPRVIGTVRSHLVSRDQCPKYGDTSMPPVWIELAPDFEPAATDLQVGDAILVLTWMHKGDQGVLRCHPQGNRELPMRGIFSTRSPDRPTPIGLHAVRILGREGLRLKVHPLEVIDGTPVIDIKPDNAPPQGGAEFSSLVNPETGQAILSAARDGWLRGLFAGFNGNVSMRQGERVVITATGSAKGHLGPRDLAVVDLATGTPLTSVRASSELAVHLEVYRNQPLAQAIVHTHPPKLLALSLRAEGPLLDLPLFEGRVFADKLTRVPAHRPGTPELGQAVGLASRDFEAVFMDNHGLVCRGETMTQALGLSEELESLAGIAMQR comes from the coding sequence ATGAACCCTCGCGTCATCGGCACCGTCCGCTCCCATCTTGTCAGCCGCGACCAGTGCCCGAAATACGGCGATACCTCCATGCCCCCGGTCTGGATCGAACTGGCCCCGGATTTCGAGCCTGCAGCCACAGACCTGCAGGTCGGAGACGCCATCCTGGTCCTGACCTGGATGCACAAGGGCGATCAGGGCGTGCTGCGCTGCCACCCGCAGGGAAACCGCGAACTGCCCATGCGCGGCATCTTCTCGACCCGTTCCCCCGACCGGCCCACGCCCATCGGCCTGCATGCGGTGCGCATCCTCGGCCGCGAGGGTCTGCGCTTGAAGGTGCACCCCCTTGAGGTCATCGACGGAACACCCGTCATCGACATAAAGCCCGACAACGCCCCGCCCCAAGGCGGGGCCGAATTCTCGTCCCTGGTCAATCCCGAAACGGGTCAGGCCATTCTCTCGGCCGCCCGCGACGGCTGGCTGCGTGGACTCTTCGCCGGATTCAACGGCAACGTGAGCATGCGCCAGGGGGAACGCGTTGTGATCACGGCAACGGGCAGCGCCAAGGGACACCTTGGGCCCCGGGATCTGGCCGTGGTCGACCTGGCCACGGGAACGCCCCTGACATCGGTGCGGGCCTCCTCGGAGCTTGCCGTGCACCTTGAAGTGTACCGCAACCAGCCCCTGGCCCAGGCCATCGTGCACACCCATCCGCCGAAACTTCTGGCCCTGTCCCTGCGCGCGGAAGGCCCCCTTCTTGACCTGCCCCTCTTTGAAGGCCGGGTCTTCGCCGACAAGCTGACCCGCGTGCCCGCCCACCGGCCCGGCACGCCGGAGCTTGGGCAGGCAGTGGGACTGGCCAGCAGGGATTTCGAGGCCGTATTCATGGACAACCACGGACTTGTCTGTCGCGGGGAAACCATGACCCAGGCCCTGGGACTCTCCGAAGAATTGGAAAGTCTGGCCGGGATCGCCATGCAGCGCTGA
- a CDS encoding SulP family inorganic anion transporter — protein MSVRLLRFFPFLAWFPLSALVVRADLMAGITGALVLVPKAMAYAQLSGLPLYFGLYTAFVPAIIGAMWGSSRQLATGPVAIVSLMTAAAVAPLAVSNTPEYIGFALLLTLLVGLVQLLLGVVKLGTIVNFVSHPVILGFMNAAAIIIGLSQLDLLLGIPKGRSDFFLGDVWEMLQLLPQTHLPTLGMTFFGLALILVIKRIPALSKASVLVAVVITIVVSAAIGYDQRGTAVLDDLATPQARELVAQYEENLRRMEHLGSEVAELSARQRQAEKDGSVWMAAGLRHQTELARLDMRSMERRHNELLRGVRQLRFVRPEGEENGRLYLLGDSPEGMQTDDRAWHIKSVDHGVMKLVGGGDVVGPVPAGLPALTIPTLSLDAVMQLLPSALIIALVAFMESISMAKAMASKARQHVDPNQELIGQGLANIGGSFFQAYPACGSFTGSAINMQAGAKTGLAMVFNGVFVAVTLLFFTPLLHHLPKAVLAVIIVMAVTSLVTPHAFMHTWKANRGDGVVALVTFAVTLLAAPHLDKGIMTGAALSIGLYLFRTMAPRVAVLGRYADGTLRDVSVHKALATSTLVTVMRFDGSLYFANVTYFEDMVLGAVAEHKDAKFLLVVGDAINSMDSSGEEMLQNLVGQLRETGVQIVFSGLKKQVLDVMRATGLYERIGDENIFATECQALKAIFARLGQEVEDDALFAHVKVMVC, from the coding sequence ATGTCGGTCAGGCTTTTGCGATTCTTTCCCTTTCTCGCTTGGTTTCCGCTCAGCGCGCTGGTCGTGCGGGCCGATCTGATGGCCGGGATCACCGGCGCGCTGGTGCTTGTCCCCAAGGCCATGGCCTATGCCCAGCTTTCGGGTCTGCCGCTGTACTTTGGCCTGTACACGGCCTTTGTGCCGGCCATCATCGGGGCCATGTGGGGATCGTCCAGACAGCTGGCCACGGGGCCGGTGGCCATTGTTTCGCTCATGACCGCCGCTGCCGTGGCTCCGCTTGCGGTCTCGAACACGCCAGAATACATCGGTTTCGCGCTGCTTTTGACCCTTCTGGTGGGTCTCGTGCAGCTTCTCTTGGGCGTGGTCAAACTCGGAACCATCGTCAATTTCGTGTCCCACCCGGTCATCCTGGGATTCATGAACGCGGCCGCCATCATCATCGGTCTTTCCCAGCTGGATCTGCTGCTGGGCATCCCCAAGGGCCGCAGTGACTTTTTTCTGGGAGATGTCTGGGAAATGCTCCAGCTGCTCCCGCAAACCCATTTGCCGACTCTGGGCATGACCTTCTTCGGGCTGGCCCTCATTCTCGTCATCAAGAGGATTCCGGCCCTGTCCAAGGCCAGCGTTCTTGTCGCGGTGGTCATCACCATCGTGGTCAGCGCCGCCATCGGCTACGACCAGCGCGGGACCGCCGTGCTGGATGATCTGGCAACCCCTCAGGCCAGGGAACTGGTAGCCCAATATGAAGAGAATCTGCGGCGGATGGAACATCTGGGCAGCGAGGTGGCCGAGCTTTCCGCCCGCCAGCGGCAGGCGGAAAAGGACGGCTCCGTGTGGATGGCCGCTGGGCTGAGGCACCAGACCGAGCTCGCGCGGCTGGACATGCGCTCCATGGAGAGACGGCACAACGAGCTTCTACGCGGTGTGCGGCAACTGCGCTTCGTGCGCCCCGAGGGCGAGGAGAACGGGCGTCTCTATCTGCTTGGCGACTCCCCGGAGGGCATGCAGACCGATGACCGTGCCTGGCACATCAAGAGCGTCGATCATGGCGTCATGAAGCTGGTCGGGGGCGGAGATGTTGTCGGACCGGTCCCGGCGGGGCTCCCGGCCCTGACCATCCCGACGCTCAGCCTCGATGCCGTGATGCAATTGCTGCCTTCGGCCCTGATCATCGCCCTGGTCGCCTTCATGGAGTCCATCTCCATGGCCAAGGCCATGGCCAGCAAGGCGCGGCAGCATGTCGATCCCAATCAGGAACTCATCGGCCAGGGCCTGGCCAACATCGGAGGGTCTTTCTTTCAGGCCTATCCGGCCTGCGGTTCCTTCACCGGCTCGGCCATCAACATGCAGGCCGGGGCAAAGACGGGGCTGGCCATGGTCTTCAACGGTGTCTTCGTGGCCGTGACCCTGCTGTTCTTCACGCCTCTGCTCCACCATCTGCCCAAGGCCGTGCTGGCCGTGATCATCGTCATGGCGGTCACCAGCCTGGTCACGCCCCATGCCTTCATGCACACTTGGAAGGCCAACCGGGGAGACGGTGTCGTCGCCCTGGTGACATTTGCCGTGACGCTGCTCGCCGCGCCGCATCTGGACAAGGGCATCATGACAGGGGCGGCCCTGTCCATCGGCCTCTACCTCTTTCGCACCATGGCCCCGCGCGTGGCGGTGCTCGGACGCTATGCCGACGGAACCCTGCGGGACGTGAGCGTGCACAAGGCCCTGGCCACCTCGACCCTGGTCACGGTCATGCGCTTCGACGGCTCGTTGTATTTCGCCAACGTGACCTATTTCGAGGACATGGTGCTGGGGGCCGTGGCCGAACACAAGGATGCGAAATTTCTGCTCGTCGTCGGGGACGCCATCAATTCCATGGATTCATCGGGCGAGGAGATGCTGCAGAATCTGGTGGGGCAGCTGCGCGAGACAGGAGTGCAGATCGTCTTTTCGGGGCTCAAGAAGCAGGTTCTCGACGTGATGCGGGCCACCGGCCTTTATGAGCGCATTGGGGACGAAAACATCTTTGCCACGGAATGTCAGGCTCTCAAGGCCATCTTTGCCCGGCTGGGTCAGGAAGTGGAGGACGATGCGCTTTTCGCCCACGTCAAGGTCATGGTCTGCTGA
- a CDS encoding universal stress protein, which produces MNRFSTSLLGEAKTLLLATDGSIFSDGALQEAIFFGQACGARLIALYVVKIDVESLKSANAKVTRAQQEIGPYMEDIRKMARDSGVECETVVVGSSVPEHAIVEQAMMREADVIIMGRHGRAGRLYLMVGSMTSKVIGLGFPMVLMLPKDFTMTGSHVLVAVDDSPNSRLAVEEALSLGICCVTLERLTFVAVARRESGLPEAEKMVEDICARGREKWPRIHFEAVAGVGHASNIIVRAAEERKVDMIMIGGMASGPLPKMFGGRVTKEVCGWAHCAVLVVTA; this is translated from the coding sequence ATGAACCGCTTCTCCACCAGCCTTCTGGGTGAAGCCAAGACCCTGCTTCTGGCCACGGACGGCTCCATTTTCAGTGATGGAGCGCTGCAGGAGGCCATTTTTTTCGGGCAGGCCTGCGGTGCCCGGCTGATTGCTTTGTATGTGGTCAAAATCGATGTCGAATCCCTCAAATCCGCCAATGCCAAGGTCACCCGCGCTCAGCAGGAGATCGGGCCGTACATGGAAGACATCCGCAAGATGGCCAGGGACAGCGGGGTGGAGTGCGAGACCGTGGTGGTCGGTTCCTCGGTGCCTGAGCACGCCATCGTCGAGCAGGCCATGATGCGCGAGGCCGATGTCATCATCATGGGCCGCCACGGCCGGGCCGGACGGCTGTACCTGATGGTGGGCAGCATGACTTCGAAGGTCATCGGGCTCGGTTTCCCCATGGTGCTCATGCTCCCCAAGGATTTCACGATGACCGGGTCCCATGTGCTGGTGGCCGTGGACGATTCGCCCAACAGCCGCCTGGCTGTCGAGGAAGCCCTGAGTCTGGGAATCTGCTGCGTGACCCTGGAGAGGCTGACCTTCGTGGCGGTTGCGCGGCGGGAGAGCGGTCTGCCCGAGGCCGAAAAAATGGTCGAGGACATCTGTGCCCGAGGCCGGGAAAAGTGGCCGCGGATTCATTTCGAGGCCGTGGCCGGGGTCGGGCATGCATCGAACATCATCGTGCGCGCCGCAGAGGAACGCAAAGTGGACATGATCATGATCGGCGGCATGGCTTCGGGGCCGCTACCCAAAATGTTCGGCGGCCGGGTGACCAAGGAGGTCTGCGGGTGGGCGCACTGCGCGGTGCTGGTGGTCACCGCCTAG
- a CDS encoding TetR/AcrR family transcriptional regulator: MAKRLTTIIRREQIAEAALTLVADQGVGALTARNVARAVGVTAPALYRHFPGGKADILASVLDLLDDVKAEGIRQAFKEPSPALTKLRRCYDLHISVVERYRALPNLVLSDALWSDETHLRERLLKNHQRHQSEVAGIIRQGQTDGEIRDDIDADEIFVQFLGQFLTIAILYSRRGDMIDPKTQAEANWKMFVRGVSP, encoded by the coding sequence ATGGCAAAGAGACTCACCACCATAATCCGTCGCGAACAGATCGCCGAAGCGGCCCTCACACTGGTTGCCGACCAGGGTGTCGGGGCCCTCACTGCGCGCAACGTGGCCCGCGCCGTGGGCGTGACCGCGCCGGCCCTGTACAGGCATTTTCCCGGCGGCAAGGCCGATATCCTGGCCAGCGTCCTGGACCTGCTCGACGACGTCAAGGCCGAAGGAATCCGTCAGGCCTTCAAGGAACCTAGCCCCGCACTGACCAAGCTGCGTCGCTGCTACGACCTGCACATCAGCGTGGTCGAGCGCTACCGGGCGCTACCGAACCTCGTACTCTCGGACGCGCTGTGGAGTGACGAGACCCATCTGCGGGAACGCCTGCTGAAGAACCATCAGCGGCACCAGTCCGAGGTGGCCGGGATCATCCGCCAAGGCCAGACCGACGGGGAGATACGCGACGATATCGATGCCGACGAGATCTTCGTACAGTTTCTGGGTCAGTTCCTGACCATCGCCATCCTGTACAGCAGGCGCGGCGACATGATCGATCCCAAGACCCAGGCCGAGGCCAACTGGAAAATGTTTGTCCGAGGCGTATCCCCCTAA
- a CDS encoding DEAD/DEAH box helicase: MTTFSDLGLSELTIQALSRKGFEEPTPIQIKTIPAVLTGENDIVAQAQTGTGKTAAFGLPLLEMLDPEIRTVQALVLAPTRELAIQVAEEINSLRGGRTINVAPIYGGQSMDIQLRSLKKGVSVVVGTPGRVLDHLRRGSLNLSGIRFLILDEADEMLNMGFLDDVLEIMEQTGSEKRTMLFSATMPPEILRIAKKYMGDYQVLRAESNQLTAPQTDQIYFEVAMSDKFEALCRIIDMESEFYGLVFTRTKVDADAVSQRLMERGYDADTLHGDMSQSLREKILIKFKKKLVTILVATDVAARGIDVHDLTHVINFDLPHDPEAYVHRVGRTGRAGKQGIAITFITPSEYRRLQFISKHARTDIRKARLPKVSDVIDMKKGRIRAELQEIMTTEPELEFMGMAQELLDQSKPRETLAALLQYMFQEELDASNYKEIGDAFVVDKTGKSRLFVTQGRKDGLTPKRLLTFLGDKCNIPPKKIWDIQIMETFAFVSLPFHDAERVLAMFNKGKGTELAFTKAKARPSAPAPRR, from the coding sequence ATGACTACATTTTCCGATTTAGGCCTATCCGAACTGACCATCCAGGCTCTGTCCCGCAAGGGTTTCGAAGAGCCAACCCCCATCCAGATCAAGACCATCCCGGCCGTATTGACCGGGGAGAACGACATCGTCGCCCAGGCCCAGACCGGCACCGGCAAGACCGCAGCCTTTGGCTTGCCGCTGCTCGAAATGCTCGACCCTGAGATCCGCACGGTACAGGCTCTCGTCCTTGCCCCGACCCGCGAACTGGCCATCCAGGTTGCCGAGGAGATCAACTCCCTGCGCGGCGGCCGGACCATCAACGTCGCCCCCATCTATGGCGGCCAGTCCATGGATATCCAGCTCAGGAGCCTCAAGAAGGGCGTATCCGTGGTTGTCGGGACACCGGGCCGCGTGCTCGACCACCTGCGCCGGGGCAGCCTCAATCTCTCGGGCATCCGTTTTCTGATCCTCGACGAGGCCGACGAGATGCTGAACATGGGCTTTCTGGACGACGTGCTGGAGATCATGGAACAGACGGGCTCCGAAAAACGCACCATGCTCTTCTCCGCGACCATGCCGCCTGAAATCCTGCGCATCGCCAAGAAGTACATGGGCGATTATCAGGTCCTCCGGGCCGAATCCAACCAGCTGACCGCCCCCCAGACCGACCAGATCTACTTCGAAGTCGCCATGAGCGACAAATTTGAAGCTCTGTGCCGGATCATCGACATGGAGTCCGAATTCTACGGACTTGTCTTCACCCGCACCAAGGTCGACGCCGACGCCGTGTCCCAGCGTCTCATGGAGCGCGGTTACGACGCCGACACCCTGCACGGTGACATGTCCCAGAGCCTGCGCGAGAAGATCCTGATCAAATTCAAGAAGAAGCTGGTCACGATCCTGGTCGCCACCGACGTGGCCGCGCGCGGCATCGACGTGCATGACCTGACCCATGTCATCAATTTCGATCTGCCCCACGACCCGGAAGCCTACGTGCACCGCGTCGGCCGCACCGGCCGGGCCGGCAAGCAGGGCATCGCCATCACCTTCATCACGCCGTCCGAGTACCGCCGCCTGCAATTCATCAGCAAGCACGCCCGCACGGACATCCGCAAGGCCAGGCTGCCCAAGGTCTCCGATGTCATCGACATGAAGAAGGGCCGCATCCGGGCGGAACTGCAGGAGATCATGACCACGGAACCGGAGCTTGAGTTCATGGGCATGGCCCAGGAGCTCCTCGATCAGAGCAAGCCCCGCGAAACCCTGGCCGCCCTTTTGCAGTACATGTTCCAGGAGGAACTTGACGCCTCCAACTACAAGGAAATCGGAGACGCCTTCGTGGTGGACAAGACGGGCAAGTCCCGCCTCTTCGTGACCCAGGGCCGCAAGGATGGCCTGACGCCCAAGCGCCTGCTGACCTTCCTTGGCGACAAGTGCAACATCCCGCCCAAGAAAATCTGGGACATACAGATCATGGAAACCTTCGCCTTTGTTTCCTTGCCCTTCCATGATGCCGAAAGGGTGCTGGCCATGTTCAACAAGGGCAAGGGCACGGAACTGGCATTCACCAAGGCCAAGGCCCGTCCGAGCGCACCGGCCCCCAGAAGATAA